In one window of Methanolacinia paynteri DNA:
- a CDS encoding ribonuclease III domain-containing protein: MTADNGKPAKNNGLARPPDELEEIIGYRFKNHELLTRALTRLAYSLENSLPEGFHMDALATLGDAVIDVIVLESLMKSGLYSKGELSVAKSDIVNMTRLRKAAESIELFRYVHWGKGEEAGHIWTSGRVMAELCEALAGAVYLDGGLGAVEKVIREKELI; encoded by the coding sequence ATGACTGCCGATAACGGAAAGCCTGCAAAAAACAACGGCCTTGCCCGTCCCCCCGATGAACTGGAGGAGATCATCGGCTACAGGTTCAAAAATCACGAACTCCTTACACGTGCCCTGACCAGACTTGCATATTCGCTTGAAAACAGTCTGCCCGAAGGATTCCATATGGATGCCCTTGCAACGCTCGGTGATGCCGTGATAGACGTGATCGTCCTGGAATCCCTGATGAAATCCGGATTGTACAGCAAAGGCGAGCTCTCAGTTGCAAAATCGGATATCGTAAACATGACCCGCCTCCGAAAGGCCGCGGAGAGTATCGAGCTTTTCAGGTATGTGCACTGGGGAAAGGGTGAGGAGGCCGGGCATATCTGGACGTCCGGGAGGGTCATGGCCGAGTTATGCGAAGCTCTCGCCGGTGCAGTATATCTTGACGGAGGGCTCGGGGCGGTTGAAAAAGTCATCCGCGAAAAAGAGTTGATCTGA
- a CDS encoding PAS domain-containing protein — protein sequence MSDPYPGKYDKNHKGEYPEPFDPVLEYIKEKHPERAESDLPGLVCSSLLYSPDELYWVDDSGKIIFANNTACSKLGYKPGDLPGRNLGEIEEAKDGSLSFDDLKSGLKDSPGTIIYEARHKRADNTFYDVQSEAGFISYNGMSVIGIYSRPVPEEKNENAVLADYENEKTAIINAVHENVIYYDTDLSVRWINDKPVAAPGKKLEDLIGKKCYSFWGLGEDFCDECTIKKVIKSGTSITEEKQKSSGRWVEISGYPVFDSSGKIKGAVESILDITEKKKTEDALKESERQYLELFKTMTNAFAYHEVITDENGNPSDFRYLRVNPAFEKMTGIKSSEIIGKRYLEYFPGGRKTIIERFGNIALNGGDDSFVDYNPALKQYHSIYIYSPKKGTFAAIYSDITDLVELKKEQKVSLEQINRNFILFFYTGRACSARD from the coding sequence ATGTCAGACCCCTATCCCGGAAAATACGATAAAAATCATAAAGGTGAATACCCGGAACCGTTTGATCCGGTTCTCGAATATATAAAAGAAAAACACCCGGAACGGGCCGAATCAGATCTGCCCGGCCTTGTATGTTCATCGCTTCTTTACTCCCCGGATGAATTATATTGGGTCGATGATTCTGGAAAAATAATATTTGCCAATAATACGGCCTGCTCAAAGCTTGGATACAAACCCGGAGATCTTCCAGGCAGAAATCTGGGCGAAATCGAGGAGGCGAAAGACGGCTCCCTGTCTTTTGATGACCTTAAATCCGGGCTGAAAGATTCACCTGGAACAATAATCTACGAGGCGAGGCACAAAAGAGCCGATAATACTTTTTACGATGTCCAATCGGAAGCCGGATTCATCAGTTATAATGGCATGTCGGTAATCGGTATCTACTCCCGCCCGGTTCCGGAAGAAAAGAATGAAAATGCCGTCCTGGCGGACTACGAGAATGAGAAAACCGCGATAATAAATGCAGTTCACGAAAATGTCATATACTACGATACCGACCTGTCGGTCAGGTGGATAAACGACAAGCCCGTCGCAGCCCCCGGGAAAAAGCTCGAAGACCTGATCGGAAAAAAATGCTATTCTTTCTGGGGCCTGGGAGAAGATTTCTGCGACGAGTGCACAATAAAAAAAGTCATAAAATCCGGAACCTCCATTACCGAGGAGAAGCAGAAATCGAGCGGCAGGTGGGTCGAGATTTCAGGCTACCCCGTCTTCGACAGCTCCGGGAAGATTAAGGGTGCGGTCGAATCCATTCTTGATATTACGGAGAAGAAAAAGACCGAAGACGCACTTAAGGAGAGTGAGAGGCAGTACCTGGAGCTCTTCAAAACGATGACGAATGCATTCGCATATCATGAGGTAATCACCGATGAAAACGGTAATCCTTCTGATTTCAGGTATCTAAGGGTAAATCCGGCATTCGAGAAGATGACCGGGATCAAATCTTCGGAGATCATTGGAAAAAGATATCTTGAATATTTTCCCGGGGGGAGAAAAACCATTATTGAGAGATTCGGCAATATTGCACTCAACGGGGGAGACGACAGTTTCGTCGATTATAATCCCGCCCTGAAACAGTATCACAGCATATATATCTACAGCCCTAAGAAAGGGACATTTGCTGCGATCTATTCGGATATAACGGATCTTGTGGAGCTGAAAAAAGAGCAGAAAGTTTCTCTCGAACAGATCAACAGGAACTTTATTCTCTTTTTTTATACCGGCCGGGCATGCTCCGCGAGGGATTGA